Proteins encoded by one window of Candidatus Melainabacteria bacterium:
- a CDS encoding branched-chain amino acid ABC transporter substrate-binding protein codes for MKKYFASCLIFLILFLPTGCLKQDVIEDVYKVAVVAPLTGTDPALGESVINGAELAVKEANEEGGIERKKLVLIKEDDGGLVGEGAFFAYRLTRTDMVLGVIGHLDSDISIPASEFYARAMIPQITPGSTSPYFTERKAVNGYVFRTIGRDDTQGKILADYIIKNGFKRVAILHNGREYGRSLAGELAKSLKVNSKPVLRPEIVFYNKIERGKKDYGALLSQISFVKPDIVFLAGEYNDAGYLVKDFSKYGLTSTKFIGGDGVYHNEFIQIGGKRTEGAVVISAPPIVNKEFVTKYKKHFQHEPTGYSANTYDATNILISAIRKVKEKSPEKIAMEVAKTNHFNGVTGVITFDKNGDLTTKGFVLNKVVNGKFEVIENGNT; via the coding sequence ATGAAAAAATATTTTGCAAGCTGTTTAATTTTCTTGATTTTATTTCTCCCAACAGGTTGTCTTAAACAAGATGTAATTGAAGATGTTTATAAAGTTGCAGTAGTTGCACCACTTACTGGTACTGATCCAGCTCTTGGAGAGTCAGTAATTAATGGAGCTGAGCTAGCAGTAAAGGAGGCTAACGAAGAAGGTGGAATTGAAAGGAAGAAATTAGTTTTAATAAAAGAAGATGATGGTGGCTTAGTAGGTGAAGGAGCTTTTTTTGCTTATCGTTTGACAAGAACTGATATGGTTCTTGGAGTAATTGGCCATCTTGACTCAGATATTTCTATTCCTGCTTCTGAATTTTATGCTCGTGCAATGATTCCACAAATAACTCCAGGTAGTACAAGCCCATATTTTACAGAGAGAAAAGCAGTAAATGGATATGTGTTCAGAACTATAGGGAGAGATGATACACAGGGTAAAATTCTTGCAGATTATATTATTAAAAATGGTTTTAAGAGAGTTGCAATATTACACAATGGCAGGGAATATGGTCGTAGTTTGGCGGGAGAATTAGCAAAGTCTTTAAAAGTAAATTCAAAGCCAGTCTTAAGACCTGAAATTGTTTTTTATAATAAAATTGAACGTGGGAAGAAAGATTATGGTGCACTTTTATCTCAAATTTCATTTGTAAAACCAGATATAGTTTTTCTTGCAGGAGAGTATAACGATGCAGGATATTTGGTAAAAGATTTTTCTAAGTATGGTTTAACAAGTACAAAGTTTATTGGTGGCGATGGTGTTTATCACAATGAGTTTATTCAAATTGGTGGAAAAAGGACAGAAGGTGCAGTTGTAATATCAGCTCCACCCATTGTAAATAAAGAGTTTGTTACAAAATATAAAAAACATTTTCAACATGAACCAACTGGCTATTCAGCAAACACTTATGATGCTACAAATATTTTAATAAGTGCAATTAGAAAAGTAAAGGAAAAAAGTCCAGAAAAAATTGCAATGGAAGTTGCAAAAACAAATCATTTTAATGGTGTAACAGGAGTAATTACATTTGACAAAAATGGTGATTTAACTACAAAAGGATTTGTTTTAAATAAGGTAGTAAATGGAAAGTTTGAGGTGATTGAAAATGGAAACACGTAG
- a CDS encoding DNA-directed RNA polymerase subunit alpha, which translates to MSKIEVKCLENKTNNDGSLYGKFLIEPFDRGFGTTIGNSLRRVLLSSTLGSAVTAIRIEGITHEFSSVPGVVEDVIDITLNLKGLVIKSFSDQPQTLKISAKGPKAVYAKDIILPADVQIINPDWGVATLSGDGKLEMEIIIENGVGYVPADKQKALNRAIDFIPVDSVFMPIRKVTYSIESGRTPEGADFDRVIMEIWSNGSIEPTLALGQAAAKLIEKMASIAQFSGELISIPVQVEPQKVEEVIDQRRELSIEELELSVRAYNCLKRANINSLGQLLSLSYNDLMNIKNFGRKSADEVLERLHAMGLHLSDEAIPAGLPEESSAESEAFST; encoded by the coding sequence ATGAGCAAGATAGAAGTAAAATGTCTGGAAAATAAAACAAACAATGATGGTTCATTATATGGGAAGTTTTTAATTGAACCATTTGACAGAGGATTTGGAACAACAATTGGTAATTCTCTAAGAAGAGTACTATTGTCAAGTACTCTAGGTTCAGCTGTAACTGCAATTAGGATTGAAGGAATTACGCATGAATTTTCTAGCGTGCCAGGAGTTGTTGAAGATGTAATTGATATAACACTAAACTTAAAGGGCCTTGTTATTAAGTCATTCTCAGATCAACCACAAACATTAAAAATTTCTGCCAAGGGTCCAAAGGCAGTTTATGCAAAAGATATTATACTTCCAGCTGACGTACAAATAATTAACCCTGACTGGGGAGTTGCCACCTTATCAGGAGACGGCAAGCTTGAAATGGAAATTATCATTGAAAATGGTGTTGGTTATGTACCAGCTGATAAACAAAAAGCACTAAACAGAGCAATAGACTTTATCCCAGTAGACTCTGTATTTATGCCAATTAGAAAAGTTACTTACTCAATTGAATCAGGAAGAACGCCTGAAGGAGCTGACTTTGACCGTGTAATAATGGAAATCTGGTCAAATGGAAGTATTGAACCAACTTTAGCACTTGGACAAGCAGCTGCAAAACTTATTGAAAAGATGGCTTCCATTGCACAATTTTCAGGTGAGTTAATTAGTATTCCAGTGCAGGTTGAACCACAAAAAGTTGAAGAAGTTATAGATCAAAGAAGAGAACTAAGCATTGAAGAACTTGAACTTTCAGTAAGAGCATATAACTGTTTAAAAAGAGCAAATATAAACTCACTTGGTCAACTCTTAAGTTTGTCTTATAACGATCTAATGAACATTAAAAACTTCGGAAGAAAATCTGCAGATGAAGTTTTAGAAAGATTACATGCAATGGGTTTACACCTTTCTGATGAAGCTATACCAGCAGGCTTACCTGAAGAAAGTAGTGCAGAAAGTGAAGCATTTTCTACATAA
- the rpmJ gene encoding 50S ribosomal protein L36 produces the protein MKHRASVKKICAKCKIIKRKGRVRVICENPKHKQKQA, from the coding sequence ATGAAGCATAGGGCATCGGTAAAAAAAATTTGTGCAAAGTGTAAAATTATTAAGCGTAAAGGGCGTGTAAGAGTTATTTGTGAAAATCCAAAGCATAAACAAAAGCAAGCGTAG
- a CDS encoding dihydroorotate dehydrogenase: MANLIINAGPVKLKNPVLLASGTCGVAAREFLPYFNLNELGGIVTKSLSIEPRDGNPTPRVVEIGNFGMLNSIGLQNPGIEHFLKNDLPFLVEQNATIILNVVGETLDDYIKVIDHIQHCRDVWPYVSTIELNLSCPNVEGGLDFSQDSKKAFLLISEIKKITKIPIWAKLSPNITDITEIAKACIDAGSDGLSLINTVLGLAINKWTKKPTLPRVVGGYSGPGVKPIALRMIWETYKKFPNTPIIGIGGIHTTDDAIEFLLCGASCIQIGTANFVNPMTSIEIIKGLQDYLEKNKLSSIGELTGLAHREKVVTFAKGVNIL, encoded by the coding sequence ATGGCAAATCTTATTATAAATGCAGGACCTGTTAAGTTAAAAAACCCTGTCCTTCTTGCATCTGGTACATGTGGTGTTGCAGCACGTGAGTTTCTTCCTTATTTTAATTTAAACGAACTTGGTGGAATAGTTACTAAAAGTCTTAGCATAGAGCCAAGAGATGGTAACCCAACACCTAGAGTTGTAGAGATTGGAAACTTTGGCATGCTTAATTCTATTGGTTTACAAAATCCTGGAATTGAACATTTCTTAAAAAATGACTTGCCATTTTTAGTAGAACAAAATGCAACAATAATTTTAAATGTTGTTGGTGAAACATTAGATGACTATATTAAAGTAATAGATCATATTCAACATTGTAGAGACGTATGGCCATACGTCTCTACAATAGAATTAAATCTTTCTTGTCCAAATGTAGAAGGTGGTCTTGATTTTAGTCAGGATTCAAAAAAGGCCTTTTTACTTATAAGTGAAATTAAAAAAATTACAAAGATTCCTATCTGGGCAAAACTTTCTCCAAATATCACTGATATTACAGAAATTGCAAAAGCTTGTATTGATGCAGGTTCTGATGGACTATCATTAATTAATACAGTACTTGGTCTTGCTATTAACAAATGGACAAAAAAACCGACACTTCCAAGAGTGGTAGGTGGTTATAGCGGGCCAGGAGTAAAGCCAATTGCACTTAGAATGATTTGGGAGACATACAAAAAATTTCCAAACACTCCCATAATTGGAATTGGAGGGATTCATACTACTGATGATGCTATTGAGTTTTTGCTTTGTGGTGCCAGTTGTATACAAATTGGCACAGCAAATTTTGTAAATCCAATGACAAGTATTGAAATAATTAAAGGACTTCAGGATTACTTAGAAAAGAATAAATTAAGTTCTATAGGTGAATTAACAGGGCTTGCACATAGAGAGAAAGTGGTAACGTTTGCAAAAGGGGTTAATATATTGTGA
- a CDS encoding adenylate kinase produces the protein MNIVFLGAPGAGKGTQAKKISQGLNLPHIDTGSLIREAIKNQTELGIKAKEFVEAGKLVPDQLVIDLIREKVRAFNGFILDGYPRTIAQANALNQLLNELSLELTFVINLQAPEEILIKRLSSRRLCSNKTCGEIYNVISKKPKIENKCDLCNSPLYQRKDDTKESVQERLSEYYNKTAPLEKYYKDQEKLLDVDGAKDPNDVYNEILKALNANNNL, from the coding sequence ATAAATATAGTCTTTCTTGGAGCCCCAGGAGCCGGGAAAGGCACTCAAGCAAAAAAAATATCTCAAGGGTTAAATCTTCCTCATATTGATACAGGAAGTTTAATCCGTGAAGCAATTAAAAATCAAACAGAACTTGGAATAAAAGCAAAGGAATTTGTTGAAGCAGGAAAATTAGTTCCAGATCAATTAGTCATTGACCTCATAAGGGAAAAAGTTAGAGCATTTAATGGATTTATTTTAGATGGTTATCCACGAACAATAGCACAAGCAAATGCATTAAATCAATTGCTTAATGAATTAAGTCTTGAACTTACTTTTGTAATAAATTTACAAGCACCAGAAGAAATTTTAATAAAACGTTTAAGCTCAAGAAGGCTGTGTTCTAACAAAACCTGTGGAGAGATTTATAACGTAATTTCAAAAAAACCAAAAATAGAAAACAAATGTGACCTATGTAATTCACCTTTGTATCAAAGAAAAGATGATACAAAAGAATCTGTACAGGAAAGACTAAGTGAATATTACAACAAAACTGCACCACTAGAAAAATACTATAAAGATCAAGAGAAGTTGCTTGATGTAGATGGTGCAAAAGATCCAAATGATGTTTATAATGAAATATTGAAAGCATTAAATGCCAATAACAATTTATGA
- the rplQ gene encoding 50S ribosomal protein L17, translating to MRHLRKRNKLARPADQRKAVLRSLANSFFKTGEIKTTLGKAKAVQGEIERLISLAKRGDMHARRQAAAFLYEKDVVKKLFNEIVGNFKTKKGGYTRLIKTLPRRGDAAPAAILQLVS from the coding sequence ATGAGACATTTACGAAAAAGAAATAAATTAGCAAGGCCTGCTGATCAAAGAAAAGCAGTGTTAAGATCACTTGCAAATTCTTTTTTTAAAACAGGCGAGATAAAAACTACTCTTGGAAAAGCAAAAGCTGTTCAAGGTGAAATAGAAAGGTTGATTTCTCTTGCAAAACGTGGAGATATGCATGCAAGACGTCAAGCAGCAGCTTTTTTGTATGAAAAAGATGTAGTAAAAAAACTTTTTAATGAGATTGTTGGTAACTTTAAGACTAAAAAAGGCGGATACACAAGATTAATTAAAACACTGCCAAGGCGTGGTGATGCTGCTCCTGCGGCAATTTTACAATTGGTTAGTTAA
- the tnpA gene encoding IS200/IS605 family transposase, with protein MVWIPKYRKKVLVDEVKVLAEKYIKEVSNYHPDVHVVQMNMQPDHVHLIVEIPPRYAVSEIIGKMKQNSGRKIRREVRSIRRVYWEEGVFWSPGFFSSTVGMDEEEIRKYVENQEEIDKGEYQLKLFKVPRPYGRGYLLTTIIKISS; from the coding sequence GTGGTGTGGATACCGAAGTATAGGAAAAAAGTTCTTGTAGATGAAGTCAAAGTATTAGCTGAGAAATATATAAAAGAAGTAAGCAATTATCATCCGGATGTTCATGTTGTACAAATGAATATGCAACCAGATCATGTGCATTTGATTGTAGAAATACCACCGAGATATGCAGTATCAGAAATTATAGGAAAGATGAAACAGAATAGCGGGAGAAAAATCAGGAGAGAAGTAAGAAGTATACGGAGAGTATATTGGGAAGAAGGAGTATTTTGGTCGCCCGGATTTTTTTCGTCGACAGTGGGAATGGATGAGGAAGAAATAAGGAAATATGTAGAGAATCAGGAAGAAATTGATAAAGGAGAATATCAGCTGAAACTGTTCAAAGTGCCACGTCCTTACGGACGTGGGTATCTACTTACCACCATCATAAAAATTTCTTCATGA
- the rpsK gene encoding 30S ribosomal protein S11, which yields MKPKKKEKKSVSSGRIHIQSTFNNTIVTATDLQGSTLAWSSAGACGFKGAKKGTPFAAQQAAISVARKIIDNGMRQVEVEVSGPGAGRETAIRALQSAGLRVTLLRDVTPIPHNGCRAPKRRRV from the coding sequence ATGAAACCAAAAAAGAAGGAAAAGAAAAGTGTATCAAGTGGAAGGATCCATATTCAGTCTACTTTTAACAACACCATTGTTACTGCAACTGATTTACAGGGTAGTACCTTAGCATGGTCAAGTGCAGGAGCTTGTGGTTTTAAAGGTGCAAAAAAAGGTACGCCGTTTGCAGCTCAACAAGCAGCAATATCTGTTGCAAGAAAAATTATTGACAATGGAATGAGACAAGTAGAAGTTGAAGTAAGTGGACCTGGCGCAGGAAGAGAAACAGCAATTAGAGCACTTCAATCAGCAGGCTTAAGAGTAACACTTTTACGAGATGTAACTCCAATACCACATAATGGTTGCAGGGCACCAAAAAGGAGAAGAGTATAA
- a CDS encoding branched-chain amino acid ABC transporter substrate-binding protein has product METRRTRPQTIDYRQGAIKRSMVYGLWSIVFLLVGCSKSPTVSQSLSKNDDTYKIAVAAPQFGPYKALGLSIVHGAELAVDLINQSDGIGGKKIELVNVDDGGLAGEATLRARSLVDQMVLGVIGHLNSDISIPASEVYSKAMIPEISPASTSPLFTERKPVRGYVFRTIGRDDKQGKVSASFVLEKGYKKIAVLYNNRSYGQSLASEFVKEINSNPKDAEIVFYETYKVDTKNYAKEINSIKSKSPNLVFFVGEYGDAAKFLKQMKNLGLSVAFLGSEGVFDQEFIEAAKNASEGALVISLKPVIDKDFLESYKKKFNKELGAYSANSFDATNILVSAIKKVKEKNPEKIASVIKETKDYPGLSGKISFDANGDLLNPAFSIYQVKNGMFMAIK; this is encoded by the coding sequence ATGGAAACACGTAGAACAAGACCACAGACTATAGACTATAGACAAGGGGCCATAAAAAGGTCTATGGTCTATGGTCTATGGTCTATAGTCTTTCTCCTAGTGGGTTGCAGCAAATCACCAACTGTTAGTCAGTCATTAAGCAAAAATGATGACACTTACAAAATAGCAGTTGCAGCCCCTCAATTTGGTCCATATAAAGCATTAGGTTTGTCTATAGTTCATGGCGCAGAACTTGCCGTTGACTTAATTAATCAAAGTGACGGCATTGGTGGTAAGAAAATTGAGTTAGTTAATGTTGATGATGGAGGATTAGCTGGTGAAGCTACTCTAAGAGCAAGAAGTTTAGTTGATCAAATGGTCTTAGGTGTAATTGGACATTTAAATTCAGACATATCAATTCCAGCTTCTGAGGTTTATTCAAAAGCAATGATCCCTGAAATTTCTCCTGCTTCAACAAGCCCTCTTTTTACTGAAAGAAAACCAGTAAGAGGATATGTTTTTAGAACAATTGGCAGAGATGACAAGCAAGGCAAGGTGTCAGCAAGTTTTGTACTTGAAAAAGGTTATAAAAAAATTGCTGTTCTGTATAACAATAGAAGTTATGGACAAAGTCTTGCATCTGAGTTTGTAAAAGAAATAAACTCAAATCCTAAGGATGCAGAAATTGTTTTTTATGAAACTTATAAAGTTGATACAAAAAATTATGCGAAAGAAATTAATTCTATAAAAAGTAAATCTCCAAATCTTGTATTTTTTGTAGGTGAATATGGTGATGCAGCTAAGTTTCTTAAGCAAATGAAAAACTTAGGACTTAGTGTAGCTTTTCTTGGCAGTGAAGGAGTATTTGATCAAGAGTTTATAGAAGCTGCAAAAAATGCAAGTGAGGGAGCTTTAGTTATTTCTCTTAAGCCAGTTATAGACAAAGACTTTCTAGAAAGTTACAAGAAGAAATTCAACAAAGAACTTGGTGCTTATTCTGCAAACTCTTTTGACGCAACAAATATCTTAGTCTCAGCAATAAAAAAAGTAAAAGAAAAGAACCCAGAAAAAATTGCAAGTGTAATTAAAGAAACAAAAGATTATCCAGGCTTAAGCGGCAAAATTTCATTTGATGCAAATGGTGATTTATTAAATCCTGCATTTTCTATATACCAAGTAAAAAATGGAATGTTTATGGCTATTAAATAA
- the rpsM gene encoding 30S ribosomal protein S13, translating to MARFAGVDLPQNKRAEISLTYLYGIGRSLSNKILEKTGIDKNKRMKDLSDAEINKLREEIEKNYQVEGDLRRIEGLNVKRLIEINCYRGMRHRKGLPVRGQRTRTNARTRRGRKRMTVAGKKQTPNPK from the coding sequence ATGGCACGATTTGCAGGAGTTGATTTACCACAAAATAAAAGAGCAGAAATTTCACTTACCTATCTCTATGGTATAGGTAGATCTTTAAGCAATAAGATTTTAGAAAAAACTGGAATAGATAAGAATAAAAGGATGAAAGATTTATCTGATGCTGAAATAAATAAATTGAGAGAAGAAATTGAAAAAAATTACCAAGTTGAAGGTGATTTAAGAAGGATTGAAGGGCTTAATGTAAAAAGGCTAATTGAAATAAATTGTTACAGAGGGATGAGACATAGAAAGGGTTTACCAGTTAGAGGCCAAAGAACAAGAACTAATGCTAGAACTAGAAGAGGCAGAAAGAGAATGACTGTAGCAGGAAAGAAACAAACACCTAATCCAAAATAA
- the infA gene encoding translation initiation factor IF-1, with amino-acid sequence MPKDAIEFEGVIKESLPNAMFRVELANGHLVLAHISGKIRKNFIKILPGDKVRVELTPYDLKRGRITYRVQDTR; translated from the coding sequence ATGCCTAAAGATGCAATTGAATTTGAAGGTGTAATTAAAGAGTCATTGCCAAATGCAATGTTTAGAGTAGAGCTTGCAAATGGTCATTTAGTATTAGCTCATATCTCAGGCAAGATAAGAAAGAACTTCATAAAAATACTGCCTGGTGATAAAGTAAGAGTTGAACTTACTCCATATGACTTAAAGAGAGGAAGAATAACTTACAGGGTTCAGGATACAAGATAA
- the map gene encoding type I methionyl aminopeptidase yields the protein MPITIYDKDQYELIKKAGKLACEALDLACCSIKAGMSTWEIDQIVEEWIRSNGAIPTFKGYLGFPASLCTSVNHEVVHGIPSKEKILKEGDVISLDIGVTVKEKFNNKEWNYVGDTAKTIPVNPVSNNALKLLADTEASLYKGIEVCRAGKTIKDISTAVNKVATSEKYGIVRMFGGHGIGFEYHSEPFIPNWPEYFASNQDTEIKVGMLLCIEPMFNLGSDDVRRLKDNWTIVTVDHKLSAHFEHTVLITEEGPFITTSTL from the coding sequence ATGCCAATAACAATTTATGATAAAGATCAATATGAACTCATTAAAAAAGCTGGCAAGTTAGCATGTGAAGCTCTTGACTTAGCATGCTGCTCCATAAAAGCTGGGATGAGCACTTGGGAAATTGATCAAATTGTTGAAGAGTGGATTAGATCTAATGGAGCAATACCTACCTTTAAAGGTTATCTTGGTTTTCCTGCTTCTTTATGTACATCTGTAAATCATGAAGTAGTCCATGGTATCCCAAGTAAAGAAAAGATTTTGAAAGAAGGTGACGTTATAAGTTTGGACATAGGAGTTACTGTAAAAGAAAAGTTTAACAACAAGGAATGGAACTATGTTGGGGATACTGCTAAAACTATTCCTGTAAATCCAGTAAGTAACAATGCTTTAAAACTTTTAGCTGATACAGAAGCTTCACTGTATAAAGGAATAGAAGTTTGTAGAGCTGGAAAAACAATTAAGGACATCTCAACTGCAGTAAACAAGGTTGCCACTAGTGAGAAGTATGGAATAGTTAGAATGTTTGGTGGGCATGGAATTGGATTTGAATATCACAGTGAGCCATTCATACCAAACTGGCCTGAATATTTTGCAAGTAATCAAGATACTGAAATAAAAGTAGGTATGCTTTTATGTATTGAACCAATGTTTAATCTAGGGTCTGACGATGTCCGTAGACTAAAAGATAACTGGACAATTGTTACTGTGGATCATAAGTTATCTGCACATTTTGAACACACAGTTCTTATTACAGAAGAAGGACCTTTTATAACAACTAGTACGCTATAA
- a CDS encoding phosphate ABC transporter substrate-binding protein gives MLPLSEHLATKYRKDVGAEVLVQGGGSSAGPIAVLNNIAQIAASSRKFTQEEANNLKVFVVAHDVLAIVIHPSNPVNNISMEQLRDILSGKIKNWKDLGAPFDKPIQLINDSSGNGTRAAIEELVMEKSKEKGIKGTPITLKSIVSNSSSEMKANIAIFKYSLGYLPFSYLDTTVKTLSIDNVPPTYAAAYKKKYPLFRDLYYAIKKDSTDLELAYIYYVLSEEGQDIVVQEGFLPVKLITSVEELNKLD, from the coding sequence ATGCTTCCCTTATCAGAACACTTAGCTACAAAATACAGAAAAGATGTTGGTGCTGAAGTCTTAGTTCAAGGGGGAGGTTCAAGTGCTGGACCAATTGCAGTCTTAAATAATATTGCTCAGATTGCAGCAAGTTCAAGAAAGTTTACACAAGAAGAAGCAAATAATTTAAAAGTATTTGTAGTTGCACATGATGTTCTTGCAATTGTTATTCACCCTTCAAACCCAGTTAATAATATTTCAATGGAGCAACTGCGTGATATCTTATCAGGCAAAATTAAAAACTGGAAAGATCTTGGTGCTCCATTTGATAAGCCCATTCAATTAATCAATGATTCATCAGGCAACGGTACACGTGCAGCAATTGAAGAGCTTGTAATGGAGAAATCAAAAGAAAAAGGAATAAAAGGTACTCCCATCACATTAAAGTCAATTGTTTCAAATTCAAGTTCAGAAATGAAAGCTAACATTGCAATTTTTAAATATTCACTTGGCTATCTGCCTTTTAGTTATCTTGATACTACTGTTAAAACATTATCTATAGATAATGTTCCACCAACTTATGCAGCTGCATACAAGAAAAAATATCCTCTTTTTAGGGATCTTTACTATGCAATTAAAAAAGATTCTACTGACTTAGAGTTAGCATATATTTACTATGTGTTAAGCGAGGAAGGGCAGGATATAGTAGTTCAAGAAGGTTTTTTGCCAGTTAAATTGATAACATCAGTAGAAGAGTTAAATAAATTAGATTAG